A genome region from Polypterus senegalus isolate Bchr_013 chromosome 7, ASM1683550v1, whole genome shotgun sequence includes the following:
- the LOC120532172 gene encoding G2/M phase-specific E3 ubiquitin-protein ligase-like → MLLVFKGSSKQCCRSYGNISSEVDITIYRFKEGLATLNVLEAMKQNPSGFMKYFCFSEKKITAEIIENLFKAEFSQPGSNRRQEELRIAAYWADYLLDIEGKTSFAEPSLEDILMFSTGVSSIPPIGFHPKPTVNFLHNESPYPIAQTCTNSLSIPIHKTYDKFKYHMNFGILNSPGFGQH, encoded by the exons ATGCTGCTTGTATTCAAAG GTTCTAGCAAACAGTGCTGCAGATCTTATGGAAACATATCCTCAGAAGTTGACATCACAATATACAG GTTCAAAGAAGGACTAGCCACACTAAATGTTCttgaagcaatgaaacaaaatCCATCAGGATTCATGAAATACTTCTgtttttctgagaaaaaaataacagctgAAATTATAGAGAATCTTTTTAAAGCTGAGTTTAGCCAGCCTGGTAGCAACAGAAGACAAGAGGAACTGAGGATAGCTGCATACTGGGCAGACTACTTGTTAGATATTGAAG GTAAAACATCATTTGCTGAACCATCTTTGGAAGATATCCTCATGTTCTCAACTGGTGTTTCCTCAATCCCACCAATCGGCTTCCATCCAAAGCCAACAGTTAATTTCTTGCATAATGAGTCACCATATCCCATTGCTCAAACATGCACCAATTCTTTAAGCATCCCcatacataaaacatatgatAAATTCAAATATCATATGAATTTTGGTATTTTAAACTCACCTGGATTTGGACAACACTAA